AACAAAATAGTTAACAGAAGAACACTTAAAAAATAGCCCCAAAAAATCCAACCACTAAAACTAATAAGTAGACCGAGAATTACTCCTCCCAAAACTACCCGTTTTTGCTGATGATTAAAACACCATAAACCTGCTAGAAAACCAATTCCCAATGGATATAATTCTCCCAAAAAAACAGCCCGGGAAAACAAAATTCCCAATAAAAAAAAACCGCACTTACTTAAGGAACAAATCCGTAAATATCCGGTATTAAGCACCCCTTTCCACCTCCCACCTGATCTAAAATAATTGTATTACAATCAAATGGGAAATCTTGGGGAAACCTGTCTAATAAGCTTCACTTTTTTCCGTCAATTTTTGACCTAAAGTAAAAAAGCGTCTGGCAAGACGCTAATTTTTACGACTAGAACCACGGCCGCCCCTTTTGGCATCCATGCTTCTACGATATTCAGTTAATCTTTGGTCACTTTCCTTTAAAAATTGGGCTAATTTAGCCTCAAACGATTCGGTAGCAGATTTTTCGGGGAAACGTTTTCGCCGAGTACTACTAGATTTTTCAGATGACTGAACCTGTTTAATAGAAAGACCTATTTTCCCTTTTTCATCAATGTTAATAACTTTAACCTTAATTTTCTCTTGCTCTTTTAAATAATCATTAACATCCCTAACATAAGCGTCAGCTACCTCCGAAATGTGTACCAGTCCTACGGCACCTCCGGGCAATTCTACAAAAGCACCAAAATTTGTGATACCGGTAACCACTCCTTCAACTATTGCCCCCACGGATATTGACATATGAAAAAAAATCCCCCCAAAGCATTCTCGCTATTTTTATGTTATCGCTATTATATCGCAAATTTTCGCACAGTGTCAACCGTTAGTGAATTTTCGTGTTTTGAAAAATACTACTGCCATTTGTTAGCTAATTACTGAGCAAATCTAGCAGCCAGTTGCCTACGGCTTGTCCCCGGGAAAAGCAGGAATAATTAAAATTTCACCGGGTTTAACCAAGCCCAAATTTTCACGAGCCAATGTTTCAATCATTTCCGGGTCTTGTAAAGTTTCCAATTCATGTTCTAATTCTTCCTGCTGTTTTAGTAACTTTTCGGTTAATATTTTTTCCTGATTAATTTCTTTTTTTAACTCGTAAATTTGATAACCACTCACCAAAAAAGAAATCAGCAAGTAAATTAAAATTATGCTCAGCATAACTTTAAAATAACGCGGTATTTTCCTTCTGCGGCGTCTTTTACGAACAATATATTTTTCCGGATAAAATTGTATCATCTACTTCCTCCCCCTATAACTAAAAATTCTACAAATAAAGTTCAATTCCTTTTTTAAGCCGAATTCTGTGGTGGCCGAGTTGTTTTTTTAGGAGGAAATAAATAAAGAAGCGTTTTTAAAAAAAAGCGGCGAATAAACCTACCACAAAACTTTAAATATAAACTAAAACCCAAGAACATACCCAGTAAAAAATAAAACCTTACAGCCCCCCAAGTAAGCAAAACTAAAAATAAGGCTGTAAAAATAGTTATTAAAAACCAAAAAAGCACATCACTTAAATTGATCTGCCATTTTCTAAAGGAATAGACCTTTCTGAGGGTTCGTAAAAAATCCCAGATTATACCCACTAAACCTCCCCAGAAGACTACACCCAAAAACACCAGAGCCTGTTCTAAAATTAACATTACTACCCCCATTTTAAAGCTATTTAAATAAACGGGCCAAAACCCCTTTTCCTCTGGCCTTCATTTGGGCCTGTTTATCTTCAATATATTCTATACTATTAATGATTCCCTCTAATGATAATTGTCCGGCCTCTAAATTTAATTGTGTAATATGCAGCTGTTCACCACGTACTACCAAAGGACCTAATTTACTAAGAGCAATTACTTGCCGTTCATCAAAACTTTCCACCTCATTAACACCATCAGCCTGCAGGGCCTTGCGATCCTCCAACAACACTTTATATTTTTTAGGTTCCACCTTATCCCCCTCCATTCCTCAATTTAAACCTATGCAACAAGTCCCTAAATATTACTCCTCTTGCTTCATTTTACCGCGAAACTTTTTTTGTTCTGGTAAAAGATAGTTGTCTATACCACTTTCAACATCAGCTAGGGAATCACTACTACCATAACGAGCTACAGCCTGCCAAGCATCTTCCCCATCAAAGGCATTATTTTCTTTTGGATCTAAACCTTGCATACCGCCAATTATTTCTTCTTCTAAAGGACGTTTATCAAGCTTAGTTTCTTGTTTTTCTTTACAAACCAAACAAGTAGTAGTATAGGGAATAACCTTTAATCTGTCTTGCTCAATTTTCCGACCACACTCCCTACATAAAC
The nucleotide sequence above comes from Clostridia bacterium. Encoded proteins:
- a CDS encoding S1 RNA-binding domain-containing protein, with the translated sequence MSISVGAIVEGVVTGITNFGAFVELPGGAVGLVHISEVADAYVRDVNDYLKEQEKIKVKVINIDEKGKIGLSIKQVQSSEKSSSTRRKRFPEKSATESFEAKLAQFLKESDQRLTEYRRSMDAKRGGRGSSRKN
- a CDS encoding septum formation initiator family protein, with the protein product MIQFYPEKYIVRKRRRRRKIPRYFKVMLSIILIYLLISFLVSGYQIYELKKEINQEKILTEKLLKQQEELEHELETLQDPEMIETLARENLGLVKPGEILIIPAFPGDKP
- the yabP gene encoding sporulation protein YabP; amino-acid sequence: MEGDKVEPKKYKVLLEDRKALQADGVNEVESFDERQVIALSKLGPLVVRGEQLHITQLNLEAGQLSLEGIINSIEYIEDKQAQMKARGKGVLARLFK
- a CDS encoding TraR/DksA family transcriptional regulator, producing EIKKELRTSLQESLRELSLYDNHPADIGEATWERSKALGLQQFFEARLRQIDQALAALEEGTYGLCRECGRKIEQDRLKVIPYTTTCLVCKEKQETKLDKRPLEEEIIGGMQGLDPKENNAFDGEDAWQAVARYGSSDSLADVESGIDNYLLPEQKKFRGKMKQEE